One stretch of Pelmatolapia mariae isolate MD_Pm_ZW linkage group LG3_W, Pm_UMD_F_2, whole genome shotgun sequence DNA includes these proteins:
- the LOC135932664 gene encoding ladderlectin-like encodes MKLLTVSALLCLMLALTTAVGEHLVIKRFQHWYLGWSRYGNRYFRYFPFHYTWAEAQRYCQSMHANLASVRSLGEYRKIQSVINRSTHSYPVTWIGGSDAQQERYWFWIDGTPFTYAYWCRGEPNNIGRREHCLHMNWTGYSSFLP; translated from the exons ATGAAGCTGCTGACTGTGTCTGCACTTCTTTGTTTAATGCTGGCTCTGACCACTGCTGTTG GAGAGCATCTTGTCATTAAGAGATTTCAGCACTGGTATTTGGGTTGGAGTAGGTACGGAAACCGATACTTCCGCTACTTTCCCTTTCACTATACTTGGGCCGAAGCTCAG AGATACTGTCAGTCCATGCATGCAAACCTGGCATCTGTACGCAGCCTTGGGGAGTACCGCAAGATTCAGAGCGTCATAAATCGTTCCACTCACAGTTACCCAGTTACATGGATTGGAGGCTCTGATGCTCAACAG GAGCGTTATTGGTTTTGGATTGATGGAACTCCTTTTACATACGCATACTGGTGTCGTGGAGAGCCTAACAACATTGGGCGCAGAGAGCACTGCCTACACATGAACTGGACAG ggtactccagcttcctcc